One part of the Quercus lobata isolate SW786 chromosome 7, ValleyOak3.0 Primary Assembly, whole genome shotgun sequence genome encodes these proteins:
- the LOC115952298 gene encoding L-type lectin-domain containing receptor kinase IV.1-like: MKRRNVYANIAMFSKLVILLPLLISVVASLDTNFIYNGFRSVNLSLDGIATITSNGLLELTNDTRQQKGHAFYPTPISFKNSLNDIAFSFSTTFVFAIVSEYPTLSGHGIAFVIAPTRGLPGSLPSQYLGLFNETNNGNSTNHVVAIELDTIQSHEFNDINDNHVGVDINSLDSAKSTSAGYYANSGGFMNLTLISGHPMQVWVEYDGVKKQINVTLAPINVDKPKIPLLSLSRDLSPIINKTMYVGFSSSTGSVLTSHYVLGWSFKMNGKAQELALSQLPKLPRGKERSKLLTIGLPIILVSLVLVAISGITFVIKRKRKFAELLEDWELDYGPHRFKYKDLYIATKGFRDKELLGSGGFGRVYKGLLRTSKIEIAVKKVSHESRQGMREFVAEIVSIGRLRHRNLVPLLGYCRRKGELLLVYDYMSNGSLDKYLFDQPQVTLSWSQRFQVIKGVASGLFYLHEGWDQVVIHRDVKASNVLLDGELNGRLGDFGLARLYDHGTDPQTTHVVGTLGYLAPEHTRSGKATTSTDVFAFGAFMLEVACGRRPIQANGPSENSILVDWVFSHLSQGEIMEARDPRFGTNYVAEELQLVLKLGLLCSHSEAAARPSMRQVVQYLEGDVPFPDLTSLGLSSTGLTFAHGDGFDDFFMSYPSSTNQAFSHTSSIAESLLSGGR, encoded by the coding sequence atgaaaagaagaaatgtGTATGCAAATATAGCCATGTTTTCCAAGCTTGTAATACTGCTGCCTCTCCTGATAAGCGTTGTAGCCTCCCTAGATACCAACTTCATTTACAATGGTTTTAGATCAGTCAATCTAAGCCTAGACGGCATAGCCACAATCACTTCTAATGGGCTTTTGGAGCTCACCAATGACACCAGACAGCAAAAGGGTCATGCTTTCTACCCTACTCCAATAAGCTTCAAGAACTCATTGAATGACattgctttctctttctctacgACTTTTGTCTTTGCCATTGTTTCTGAATATCCAACTCTGAGCGGTCATGGGATCGCTTTTGTGATTGCTCCAACGAGAGGGCTTCCGGGATCTCTTCCAAGCCAATACCTTGGCCTTTTTAATGAGACCAACAATGGTAATTCCACCAATCATGTAGTTGCCATAGAGCTCGATACGATCCAGAGCCACGAGTTCAACGACATCAATGATAACCATGTTGGGGTTGACATCAATAGCTTGGATTCCGCAAAATCTACCTCAGCAGGTTACTATGCTAACAGTGGTGGCTTTATGAATCTGACCCTTATCAGTGGCCACCCAATGCAAGTTTGGGTGGAATATGATGGGGTCAAGAAGCAAATCAATGTCACTTTAGCTCCAATTAATGTTGATAAACCCAAAATTCCACTATTGTCTTTGTCCCGTGATCTTTCACCCATCATTAACAAAACCATGTATGTTGGTTTCTCTTCCTCAACTGGCTCTGTCCTTACTTCCCATTATGTTTTGGGTTGGAGCTTTAAGATGAATGGTAAGGCTCAAGAACTTGCCCTTTCTCAACTTCCCAAGCTGCCTCGAGGTAAGGAGAGATCTAAACTTTTGACAATTGGGTTGCCTATAATTCTTGTTAGTTTAGTCTTGGTAGCAATTTCAGGTATAACTTTTGTCataaaaaggaagaggaaatttGCAGAATTGCTAGAAGACTGGGAGCTTGACTATGGGCCTCACAGATTCAAATACAAAGATCTTTACATTGCCACAAAAGGATTTAGGGACAAAGAACTATTGGGTAGTGGTGGATTTGGTAGGGTTTATAAAGGTTTACTACGTACCTCCAAAATTGAGATTGCTGTGAAGAAGGTCTCTCATGAATCAAGACAGGGAATGAGAGAATTTGTGGCTGAAATTGTGAGTATAGGTCGGCTTCGCCACAGAAATTTAGTTCCACTCTTGGGCTATTGCCGAAGAAAAGGAGAATTGCTTTTGGTGTATGACTACATGTCCAATGGAAGCCTAGACAAGTACCTCTTTGATCAACCTCAGGTCACCCTCAGTTGGAGCCAGAGATTTCAAGTCATAAAAGGTGTGGCATCGGGGCTGTTTTATCTACACGAAGGATGGGATCAGGTTGTCATTCACAGAGACGTGAAGGCTAGTAATGTCTTGCTAGATGGTGAACTGAATGGTAGATTAGGTGACTTTGGTCTTGCAAGATTATATGACCATGGAACTGATCCTCAAACTACCCATGTGGTTGGAACACTTGGGTATCTTGCGCCAGAGCATACTCGAAGTGGCAAGGCCACAACAAGCACCGATGTGTTTGCTTTTGGGGCCTTTATGCTCGAGGTTGCTTGTGGAAGAAGACCAATACAGGCAAATGGGCCAtcagaaaattcaattttggttgATTGGGTGTTTTCTCATTTGAGCCAAGGCGAAATTATGGAGGCAAGGGATCCAAGGTTTGGTACAAATTATGTAGCAGAGGAACTACAGTTGGTTTTGAAACTAGGATTGCTGTGCTCTCATTCAGAGGCTGCAGCAAGGCCAAGCATGCGCCAAGTTGTGCAGTACTTAGAAGGTGATGTTCCTTTTCCAGACTTAACATCGCTTGGTCTTTCTTCCACCGGCTTAACATTTGCACATGGGGATGGTTTCGATGATTTTTTCATGTCCTATCCGTCTTCTACGAACCAGGCTTTTTCTCATACGTCTTCCATTGCAGAGTCACTTCTCTCAGGGGGCCGTTAA
- the LOC115952281 gene encoding L-type lectin-domain containing receptor kinase IV.1-like yields the protein MCMQIAMFSKLVILLPLLISVVASLDTNFIYNGFRSVNLSLDGIATITSNGLLELTNDTRQQKGHAFYPTPISFKNSLNDIAFSFSTTFVFAIVSEYPTLSGHGIAFVIAPTRGLPGSLPSQYLGLFNETNNGNSTNHVVAIELDTIQSHEFNDINDNHVGVDICGLVSTKSTSAGYYDNSGGFMNLTLISGHPMQVWVEYDGVKKQINVTLAPINVDKPKIPLLSLSRDLSPIINKTMYVGFSSSTGSVLTSHYVLGWSFKMNGKAQELVLSQLPKLPRGKERSKLLTIGLPIILVSLVLVAISGITFVIKRKRKFAELLEDWELDYGPHRFKYKDLYIATKGFRDKELLGSGGFGRVYKGVLRTSKIEIAVKKVSHESRQGMREFVAEIVSIGRLRHRNLVPLLGYCRRKGELLLVYDYMSNGSLDKYLFDQPQVTLSWSQRFQVIKGVASGLFYLHEGWDQVVIHRDVKASNVLLDGELNGRLGDFGLARLYDHGTDPQTTHVVGTLGYLAPEHTRSGKATTSTDVFAFGAFMLEVACGRRPIQANGPSENSILVDWVFSHLSQGEIMEARDPRFGTNYVAEELQLVLKLGLLCSHSEAAARPSMRQVVQYLEGDVPFPDLTSLGLSSTGLTFAHGDGFDDFFMSYPSSTNQAFSHTSSIAESLLSGGR from the exons atgtGTATGCAAATAGCCATGTTTTCCAAGCTTGTAATACTGCTGCCTCTCCTGATAAGCGTTGTAGCCTCCCTAGATACCAACTTCATTTACAATGGTTTTAGATCAGTCAATCTAAGCCTAGACGGCATAGCCACAATCACTTCTAATGGGCTTTTGGAGCTCACCAATGACACCAGACAGCAAAAGGGTCATGCTTTCTACCCTACTCCAATAAGCTTCAAGAACTCATTGAATGACattgctttctctttctctacgACTTTTGTCTTTGCCATTGTTTCTGAATATCCAACTCTGAGCGGTCATGGGATCGCTTTTGTGATTGCTCCAACGAGAGGGCTTCCGGGATCTCTTCCAAGCCAATACCTTGGCCTTTTTAATGAGACCAACAATGGTAATTCCACCAATCATGTAGTTGCCATAGAGCTCGATACGATCCAGAGCCACGAGTTCAACGACATCAATGATAACCATGTTGGGGTTGACATCtgtgg CTTGGTTTCCACAAAATCTACCTCAGCAGGTTACTATGATAACAGTGGTGGCTTTATGAATCTGACCCTTATCAGTGGCCACCCAATGCAAGTTTGGGTGGAATATGATGGGGTCAAGAAGCAAATCAATGTCACTTTAGCTCCAATTAATGTTGATAAACCCAAAATTCCACTATTGTCTTTGTCACGTGATCTTTCACCCATCATTAACAAAACCATGTATGTTGGTTTCTCTTCCTCTACTGGCTCTGTCCTTACTTCCCATTATGTTTTGGGTTGGAGCTTTAAGATGAATGGTAAGGCTCAAGAACTTGTCCTTTCTCAACTTCCCAAGCTGCCTCGAGGTAAGGAGAGATCTAAACTTTTGACAATTGGGTTGCCTATAATTCTTGTTAGTTTAGTCTTGGTAGCAATTTCAGGTATAACTTTTGTCataaaaaggaagaggaaatttGCAGAATTGCTAGAAGACTGGGAGCTTGACTATGGGCCTCACAGATTCAAATACAAAGATCTTTACATTGCCACAAAAGGATTTAGGGACAAAGAACTATTGGGTAGTGGTGGATTTGGTAGGGTTTATAAAGGTGTACTACGTACCTCCAAAATTGAGATTGCTGTGAAGAAGGTCTCTCACGAATCAAGACAGGGAATGAGAGAATTTGTGGCTGAAATTGTGAGTATAGGTCGGCTTCGCCACAGAAATTTAGTACCACTCTTGGGCTATTGCCGAAGAAAAGGAGAATTGCTTTTGGTGTATGACTACATGTCCAATGGAAGCCTAGACAAGTACCTCTTTGATCAACCTCAGGTCACCCTCAGTTGGAGCCAGAGATTTCAAGTCATAAAAGGTGTGGCATCGGGGCTGTTTTATCTACACGAAGGATGGGATCAGGTTGTCATTCACAGAGACGTGAAGGCTAGTAATGTCTTGCTAGATGGTGAACTGAATGGTAGATTAGGTGACTTTGGTCTTGCAAGATTATATGACCATGGAACTGATCCTCAAACTACCCATGTGGTTGGAACACTTGGGTATCTTGCGCCAGAGCATACTCGAAGTGGCAAGGCCACAACAAGCACCGATGTGTTTGCTTTTGGGGCCTTTATGCTCGAGGTTGCTTGTGGAAGAAGACCAATACAGGCAAATGGGCCAtcagaaaattcaattttggttgATTGGGTGTTTTCTCATTTGAGCCAAGGCGAAATTATGGAGGCAAGGGATCCAAGGTTTGGTACAAATTATGTAGCAGAGGAACTACAGTTGGTTTTGAAACTAGGATTGCTGTGCTCTCATTCAGAGGCTGCAGCAAGGCCAAGCATGCGCCAAGTTGTGCAGTACTTAGAAGGTGATGTTCCTTTTCCAGACTTAACATCGCTTGGTCTTTCTTCCACCGGCTTAACATTTGCACATGGGGATGGTTTCGATGATTTTTTCATGTCCTATCCGTCTTCTACGAACCAGGCTTTTTCTCATACGTCTTCCATTGCAGAGTCACTTCTCTCAGGGGGCCGTTAA